TATGGCATAATGGCTGCCTCAAATGTTCCGGCCGGCGATTGGTCCTGGTGGAACGGTGGCCGTTCAATCAATATCAACGCGGCACAATGGGTTCCCCAGGCAAATTTAAAAGATACCTTGAGCCATTATGCCGTTAAGTTCGAGATTTCGGCCACCAAGCCATGGGTAAACGGCTCGATCCAGATTTTAAAGGATTACGGTAGTTACGCAGCCCTTTATCGCCCGTGGAAAACAGCCACAGGCGCAACAGCGGCATTTACAACAAAGGGCTGGCAAACGGTTACCATACCGTTTTCAAGCTTTGTAGATAACAAAGGCTTCCCCGCCGCAACCCTCACCGATTTTCTTGGTGCCACCGGCGCCGGTGGCATCGAATTTCAATTTATCAATGACGGGTCAAGCACTGTCCAAACTTTCGAGGCGGCTATTGATAATATCAGGGTGGTGAGAATAAAATAAGCGAGAGAGTTAGTTGATTATAAGTGAATGCACGTGGCTTAACCGCCCCGGCATTTTTAAAAGCGGTGCTGCGATAGAAATCCAACGTATCCAAAGTAAAGGATCACTCCCGGTCGGGAATAACTTGGCTGCTTGTATTTCAAGGGCAGTTAATCAAAAAGTAAAAGTTAGTTGAATATAAATGGATGCCTGGGGTTACAAACAGGGCCCCGGCATTTTTTAGCAAGATGCTTTAAAACCGGCTGCCAATCAATTTAAAATCATGTAACTCTACCAACCTTAAGCCAAATAAACAATCGCATAAAAAACAAACAACATATTTAAATACAAGCATTAAAAAAATGAAAAAAACACCGTTCTTAAAACCTGTACTCTTGATAACGCTAACGCTGTTAGCGTTTTTTTCGTGCAGTAAAACGAAAAGCACGCCTGCCGAGCTTACGGTAAATCAAACAGCTATCACATTTACTCCTGATGGCGGAACCCAGGATTTTTCCATCTCCTGTAACGCCACATGGAACATCGTTAATCCCGGGTCATCATGGCTGCAGTTAAATGTAACCAGCGGCAATAGTGGGCAAACGGTGGTTCATATAAAAACCTTATCATCTAATGGTACCGGATCAACACGCTCAAGTACTTTAACCATAAACTCCTCGAACGGCCAGGCCAGGAGCCTGAAAGTATCTCAAACTGCCAATCTATATCCCGACTACAATACCTCGCCAATTGCTCCGGATGCTACTGGAATGAGTAGCAATGCAGTTCAGCTTGCGGCAAAAATTAAGCTGGGCTGGAATATTGGCAATACATTGGAAGCCTCGGGCGGCGAAACAGGCTGGGGCAATCCGCTCATCACCGAAGATTATGTGAAATTTGTAAAACAGCAGGGCTTTAATGCCATACGCCTTCCATGTGCCTGGAACATGGGCCATCTAAGCAACCCTGCGACAGCGCAAATAGACCCAAACTGGCTTAAACGGGTAAAAGATGTTGTAGGATATTGCGTAAAAAACGATATGTATGTATTGCTGAACATCCATTGGGATGGCGGCTGGCTTGAAAATAACATCACCAAAATAAAACAGGATTCTGTTAACGCTAAGCAAAAAGCGTTGTGGGAACAAATTGCAACCGCCATGCGCGATTTTGACGAACATTTAATGTTTGCCAGCGCCAACGAGCCAGCGGCAGACGACGCAGCAGCGACAGCAATTCTTTTAACCTATCATCAAACCTTTATCAGCGCGGTCAGATCAACGGGCGGTAAGAATGCCTACCGTGTACTGGTACTTCAGGGCCCTGCAACCAATATGGAAAAGACAAGCGATTTCATGACAACCCTGCCGCAAGACCCGGCTGCTGCGCGGATGATGGTTGAGGTGCATTATTACTCACCGTTTCAATTCTGTTGCCTGCTGGATAATGACGCGAGCTGGGGTAAAATGTTTTATTACTGGGGTAAAGGGCACCATTCTGCCATCGAACCCGACCGAAACGCTACCTGGGGTGAAGAAAGCGAAGTTGATGCTTCTTTTGATAGGATGAAGACAAAGTTTGTTGATAAGGGAATCCCGGTTTTATTAGGCGAGTACGGCGCTTACAGGCGTGACAATACGGCGCATGTCCCGTTAGATTTGCCAACACATGAGGATGCGGTTGACTACTGGAACATGTATGTAACCAAACAAGCGAAAACACGCGGGATGTTACCGTTTTATTGGGACACAGGCGGCGCTTTAGACAGGAGAACTTATACTGTAAAAGATCAGCGTACCATAAATGCCATTAAGCAAGGCGGAAATTAACAGCTGTTTTGCTATTGAAAAAGTAGCGAAAGCCTCCTTAACAAATAAAAAAGCGATCAGGTAAGGCTTGCACTTTACCTGATCGCTTTTTTATGGCTGAAAAATTAGCGGACTTCGTATTTTGCCAGGGCCCGTATCCAAATATCCTCGCCTTTTTTGGAGGACTTTAAGAAAAGTACCTTATAACCAAGACGGCTGGATTGAAACTTTAGTTTCGTCGGAAACTACGTACAAGGGTTAAATCCATTTACGATGGTTCATACAGCTATTTAAGCCAGCCATTGGTATCCATCCAAGCCTTTAGCCTATCAAACCAGTAATCGCGTGTAGTTGAATTATATAAGCCGAAACCGTGGCCCCCATTGGCATAGATATGCATTTCTCCTTTAACCTTGTTTTGGATTAACGCGTTGTAAAATAATAAAGTATTTTGAACAGGCACTACATTGTCATCTTCGGCATGCATCAGGAATACGGGCGGTGTTGCGGCGGTAACTTGTTTTTCGTTGCTGTAGAGGTCGATCAGTTTTTGTGCCGGGTTTCTGCCGATCAGATTTTCGCGCGACCCGGAATGGGCGAATGTTCCAAACGTAATAACGGGATATATCAATACCATAAAATCCGGGCGGAGACTGATATGATCGCTGTTCTTTATCGCCGGTTTGTCGAAATGTGTACCCAGGGTCGAGGCCAAATGCCCACCTGCAGAAAAGCCGATCACCCCCACCTTAGCAGGGTCAATATTCCACTGTTTCGCATTTTTGCGGATCATGCACAAAGCCGACTGTGCATCCTGCAAAGGACCGATAGTTTTGTCGACCATGATACTATCATTCGGCAATCGATATTTCAATACAAATGCGGCTACCCCTATTTTGTTAAAGGCGATTGCTATGGCTTCTCCCTCATGCCCCATGACCACCGCCGAGTAGCCGCCGCCCGGAATTACCAACACGGCGGTATGCATGGCACCTTCCTTCAATAAATAGGGTGTAAGCGTTGGCACAGATACATTGGCAGTACCGCCCCATTCATTAGGTTTTTCGTTATAAGTTGCAGGTGTGGGTTTACCGTTAGGAATATCGCCGGGGTAAAGCGGTACAGATTTTTGCGCGGATACATGCGCCAGCCAGCTGCTAAATATGGTTACGAGTATTAAAGTTCTCATTATGTTTTCTGGTTGTTTATCGGTTTAAAGCTGTTTAATGCAAAATGTGTCCCCGGGTGGAAACACATTTTGTTAGTTTAATTTCTATTTATCACTTATCCCGCTTAATCAGCAAGATCAATCTTGATACCCGTCACTTTCCAGTCCGGTAAATTCACAGGCTTTTTAATGATCAGCGCATCATCTTCCTGTTGCCACCTGATCTTTTCCTTACTGCCTAAAAGCTTTATCGAGGTTATTTTCTGTTTATTCAGGGCTGATGATTTACCGAGCGATTTGATTCTGATATCTCCTGTAGGTTTGTCGAGCAGAAATGCATATAACTTGTTGCCGTTGCAAGTAAAGCGAATGTCTTCCCCTGTATACTTAACCCGGTCTTCGTTAAAGGCGCTGGTTTTAACAGTTGCCACATTCTGCGGCCGCTCGCCGAATATTTTCCAGGGGCGTGATCCGTATATACCTTCGCCATTAGCGGCCGTCCACTTGCCAATCTCATCAAGTGTATTCAGCATATCAGGCTCCAGGTCGCCTTCCGGTGTTTGAACGATGTTAATCAGCAAGTTTCCGTTTTTGCTTACAATATCTACCAACATTTGTATAATGTCGGTGCCGCTTTTATAGGTTTGACCGGTGCGGTAAAACCAATCGCCTATAGAAGTATCGGTTTGCCATGGATATGGACTGATCGAATCCTGAACGCCCCGTTCAATATCCTGCACCCACATCCCGTTCGATGCCTGCTTGCAGTTATACACAGCGTTGAGCCGACCGTTGTTGTATGCGATGTTTCCGTTGTAAAAATTAGCTAACATATCCCGGCCAATATCCCCAAACGGGAACCATCCATCTGAATAAAGCAGGTCGGGATGATAATTATCTACCAATTCTTTAACAGCTTTATACCAGGTGCGTTGCCATTCGGGGTTGGTAGTGTACCACGCACGGTCATCGGGTTTTGCCTTTGAATGATACAAATCCGCATACTGCGGATCGTTGCCATCGTATGGCACGCCTTTATAATCGCCGGATGTATCAGCATTATGAGCCGGTTGGTACCAGGTAAAGCTCGCTCCCAAATGCTCCGAAACCCCGAATTTAAGGCCATTCTTCTTAGCTTCCTTTTGCCAGATGCCAACCACATCCTTATGCGGCCCCATTTGCACAGCGTTCCACCGGTGCAGTGCAGAGTTCCATAAGAAGAAATTGTCATGGTGGGTGCCCATACTCACAAAGTATTTTGCCCCGGCCCTTTTATAAAGCGCCATCAATTTTTCGGGGTCCCACTTTTCAGCTTTCCAAAACGGGATTATGTCCTTGTACCCAAATTTTGACGGATGCCCGTAATGTGCAACATGATATTTATTCTGTTCGCTGCCCTGGATGTACATATTTCGGGCATACCAGTCACCCTGGCGTGGAACAGCCTGCGGGCCCCAATGCGCCCAGATACCAAACTTGGCATCTCTGAACCAGGCGGGATATTGGTATTGCTTAAATGAAGAATCCGAAGGATTGAACGGTCCTTTGTTAACGGGCAGGTTTTGCCCATACAGCATTAATGTGTTTGTTGAAAGTACCAGGCCGAGGGCGACGATCTTTTTTACTTTACTTATCATTTTAGGTTGTTATAGTTGGTTGGAAAATCTATCTATTAATTTGCGTGGGCTTTGACCGTTACTGTCGCTTCGGTCAATCCCGCCGAACTTACTGTAAGTTTGATATCGCCGGCGTTATGCGTACTTCTGATCACCAACATGGCACGGCCGTGCCAGGCTTTACGGGAATTGCCGACATAAGGGTCTGTGTCTTTAACATCGGCATTATCAACCCCGGCTATTACGCCCGGCCCCTCAAGTTTAAATTGAAGCCGATTTGATGCATTGGGTTGAATAACGCCGTCCTTATCGGTTACTTTAATTGTAATATAGGATAAGTCCTGTCCGTTCGGCAATATTTGTTTGCGGTCGGCAAAGAGCCGGATCTTAGCAGCAGAACCCGACGTTTGCAGTGTGGTTGATTCCATCACTTTATCATTTTCTACGCCTACTGCTTTGAGGGTTCCCGCCGCATAAGGAACAGGAAAAGTAGCTTTAAATTCCTCCTGTGCTGTTGTGAGTTTTTCACCAAGAAGTTTGTCATTGAAATAAAGCCTTACCTTGGGGTATCTCGAATACACCTCTACATCCAGTTTTTTGCCCTCAAAGCCAGGCCAGGTCCAATTTTCCCACGTGGGCCAAACCGACCACCAGGTTTCTTTGATTTCCAATGGCTCGGGGTTGGGTTCGCGAACAGCCATATACAGCTTTTCCTTATCATTATACAACATGCTGCGGTAGTGCGATATAGGCTTTCTCCATCCGGTTAAATCAATATCCCCACAATATGCGCCATGCCATGGAAAAAGATTATTTTCCCAATGCTCGCCCGGCACTTCGCCCGAGTAATACCAACGGCCAATTCCAGCTTCACCTAAATAATCTATAGCTGTCCATACAAAATCTCCTATGATATAGTTATTATTTTGCACCAGCTTCCAATTGGCAAATGCATCGCGCGGGTACGATTCGGTTTGAAAAATAACACGTGAATGAACCCTTTTATGGTCGGCAGGCGCGCCCTGCAGCTGGTAATTATAACCGCAAACATCGTGTGCTGCCATAAGTGGGTCTAACGATTCCCAGTCGTTGCCCCATTTTACTATCGCCGATGTTACAGGCCGTGTGCTGTCTATATTTTTAACAATACCTGCAAGCGTTTTAGCGGTTACCACAGCTTCGGGCTTATTTCTTTCAACCACCTCATTTCCTATACTCCACATAAAAATTGACGGGTGGTTCCTATCCCTCAGCACCATCGTTTCCAGATCTGGTTTAGACCAACGGTCAAAATAAGCCGAATAATCATACTTGTTTTTACTAACCTTCCAGCCATCAAAAGCTTCATCGATAACCAATAAACCTAATCTGTCGCAGGCATCTAAAAAAGCTTCAGAAGGGGGATTATGAGAAGTGCGTACAGCATTAAACCCCGAAGTTTTCATTAACTCCACCTTACGCTCCTCGGCCCGGTCAAAAGCGGCGGCACCGAGGCAGCCGTTATCATGATGAACACAGCCACCGCTGATCTTTACCGTTTTACCATTGAGCTGAAAACCATCTTCGGCAGTAAATTTTATTGAACGGATGCCGAAAGTGGTATTCGTATTATCAATTTTTTCATTGCCTTTTGATATCCGGATCCGGGCCTGGTATAAATATGGGGTTTCGGGTGTCCATAACAGGGGCTTCGACACTTTTATAATCTGTGCTACCTCTTTTTCACTGTTTGCCGGTAACTCTAAACTTACTTTGCTATTTCCTACGTTTTTAGCGCCCCCATAAAACAAGCCTGTGTTGATAGTAATCCGCTGCAGAATGTCCGTTTGGTTTTTCACCTTCGCTTTAACAAGCACTGAGGCCTGTTTTGGAGATACTTCGGGGGTTGTAACCGCAACTCCCCATCCGGCAATATGCACAGGGTTAGTAATATTCAACCATACGTGGCGGTAAATTCCAGAGCCGCTATACCACCTGCAATTAACCTGCTGTGAATCATCAACACGTACGGCTATCACATTTTCTTTATCAAAATCAAGATAAGGTGAAAGATCATAACTGAATGAAGAATAGCCATAAGGCCGGATGCCCAGTGATTTACCATTGATAAACACTTCAGCATTCATGTAAACTCCCTCAAAATAAACAGAAACCTCTTTCTCTTTCCATTCGGGAGGAGCCCTAAACGTTTTTCTGTACCAACCGATACCAGCCGGGAAGTAACCGCCCGCACCGCCGGTTGGATTTTTGAGGCTCACTTTCCCCTCAATACTCCAATCATGCGGCAAGTCAAGGTTACGCCAGGGCTTATCGTTAAAGTCTCTTAATCTCGCCAGCGAATCATCGCCAGGGTTAAATTTCCAATCGTAATCAAATAGCTGTTTTCGCATGATAGCGCCCGGAAGTTGGGCGAAGCTTAACATGCTATAAACCAAAAACAGGATGGCTATGGTTATTGTTTTCATGAAATAGTGTGCATTACACAGTTACTTAACTGTAATTTTTGTTTTTAGAATAATATTACGTGATGAATTACCTAACTCAATAACGTACTCGCCCGCTTCCGTATTCCAGCCTTTTTTCGCTTCGTCATAAAACGCAAGATCTGTAACCTTTACCTGCATATCTATCGTTTTTGATTCGCCGGCCTTTAAAAAGATCTTTTTAAAGGCTTTAAGCTCTTTTTGAGGACGCTGCACGGTACTAACCGGTTCGCTTACATAAAGCTGTACAACTTCGGCGCCGTACCTGTCGCCCGTATTTTTTATTGTGAACCGTACATGTATTATCTCGTTTTTCCTGTATACCGGCTTATCGGTAGCCAGATGGCTTAATGAAAAACCGGTGTAAGACAGTCCATATCCAAAAGGGAAAAGCGGCGTTATGTTTTTGGTATCATACCAGCGGTATCCTACCAAAATACCTTCTTTATATTCGGCCGTGAGCTTATTTCCCGGGTAGGTATCCATATAAAAAGCCGGTGAGTCATTTAATGAAACCGGGAAGGTAAACGGCAGCTTACCCGAGGGGTTTACAGTTCCTTTCAAAACATCTGCCAGCGCGTTACCAGCTTCCGAACCGTTAAACCACGACCAAACAATGGTGTGATTAGATTTACTGATCTCATTCAAATCGTAGGGCGCACCGGCCATCACTACGATAACGGTATTGGGGTTAACCGCGCTTACAGCGTTAACCAATGCCTGCTCACCAAAAGGCAGTTCAAGGCTTTTACGATCATGGGCTTCACTTTCATATTCACGGTTTGAGCCAATACACAAGATAGCAACATCACTTTTTTTAGCAAGCGCTACTGCTTCATCAATCAGGTTTTGATCGGGTTTATTATAATCACCATTTTGCACGGCGGTTTTGTTAGCTTGGTAATTGGCCCGGTAACCCTGGGCAAAACTAACTTCGGCAATTTTATCGAATTTTATTTTTATCCCCTGCAAAGCCGTAACTTCATATTTGGCTTTTACACCTGCACCGTATCCGCCCAAGGCAAACGTGCGTATCGCATTATCTCCTATAACGGCAATGTGTTTAATACTGCCTATTTGCAAAGGCAGAAGTTGTTTGTCGTTTTTTAGCAGTACGATAGACTCTGAGGCGATCTCATACGCGGCTTTGCCATGCTCAGGGGTTGAGATCGATCCTTTTGGATGATTGGCACTCATGGACGTATGGTACATAAGCCATAAAATCCTGCTTACCTTATCGTTAATGGTTTTCTGCGAAACGCTGCCCGCCTTCACAGCGGCAAGCAATGGTTTGGCCATGTACCATTGCTCGTAAGGTCCGCCGGATCCCATCTCAATATCGAGACCGTTATTTGCTGCCGCAACAGTATGATGCGTTCCGGCCCAGTCAGACATCACTACACCTTTAAAACCCCAGTCATTTTTTAAAACCTTATTTAATAAATAACCGTTTTCAGAACACCAATAACCATTTAACTTATTGTAAGCCGACATTACGGTATAAGCATTACCCTGCCGAACCGCCGCTTTAAAGGCGGGAAAATAGATTTCCTGTAAGGCTCTTTCATCAACTATGGTATTTACGCTATCCCGATTAAGCTCCTGGTTATTGGCAGCAAAATGTTTTATACAGGCAGCCACATGCTGGCTTTGGATACCCTTTACCGCCTGAACGGCCAGCAGGCTGTTCAGGTAGGGATCTTCTGAGTAATATTCATAAGTGCGGCCACAAAGCGGCATCCGGCAAATATTAAAGGCGGGTGCAAGCATTACATTCTTTTTTCGGGCATTAGCCTCCTCTCCTATTACCACACCATATTTATTGGCCATAGTTGGGTTCCAGGTAGCGGCTATCGCCGAACCATTGGGTAAAAAAGTAGCAGAATCCGTTGTCCAGTTTGCCGAAGCCCAATCAAAGCGTTTTATCTCTTCCCGCACGCCTAACGGCCCATCGTCACACGTTAATTCAGGGATACCTAAGCGGGGCACACCTGCCGACGAAAACAAGGCGTTACCATGCAGTATCGCTATTTTTTCTTCAAGTGTCATCTTTTTGATCACGCTATTGATCTTCAATTTAATGGCCGCCTCGTTTTTGTTTTGTGCAGATACACCGCCAAACAAAAAAAGCGCGATAAAACAGGTAATTATATATTTCATAAAAACTATTTCTTTGGATTGGTTATTTATAGATTATTTTTCAGCAGCCGTTATTTCAAAAGCCGAAGATTTTAAGCCCGGCGAGCTTGCCTTTAAAACGATAGTTCCCGGTTGCCCTGTTGACTGAACGATTACCTGTGCATACCCGCTAAAAAGTTTTCGCTTATAAGGAGCAGGGGGATAAACCAACTGGATGAGGCCGGGATCGGTGTTAACACTTGCCCATATATTAGCTTTAAGCAATGGTGTTGCTACAATAGCAAGAGTGTTGTTGCCGGGGTGCAGCAATGAAGCATCCAGTTTAAAATCGGTGTTCAGATCGGCCACTTTAATTTGATGCCCTATTTCCTTACCGTTAATAAAAATATTTTGAACCGTACCGATGTTTTTACTGAAAAAGGTAGCCGTTGCAGCTGCAACATCAGCAGGCATATTGAAACCGGCACGGTAGACTATCGCTTTCACCTTTCGCCCAAATTCATCATCCCTTGTATCCATAAAGGCGTTTTGCCATTTGCTGTCGTTATAATGCTCGGCCACTTCAGCTTTTGGATTTAAATCGTCAACAAATTTCTCCTTTAACGTATCTATGTGAACAAGGTCGATCCTTTCTACGTATTTATCCGCTTCCAGCGAAGTCGGATCGCCATTGCCTACTCCTAAAATTTTACCAGGGCCTGTAATTGAAAAGGTCGCCTCATTCTGCGCCGTAGGCACCCGGAGATTGTTTTTATCATCAGCCTCAACCGTAATTATGGCCATATCTTTTTTATCAGCCCTGATCGCTTTTCTGTTGGCTGATAGCTTAACCTGAACCGGTGGCAGCGTGGTTTTAACCATATCGCTGCCTACTTTTATGCCTTTGTTATAACCTACCGCCTGCAATGTGCCGGGCTGGTATTTTACCTGCCATTCGAGGTGCCCGTTCTGCTCCATCGTTTTTTTGCCGAGGCTTTTTTTATTTAGAAGAAGCTCTACCTCGTCGCAATTGCTGTAGGTGCATACCCGTATCTCCTGGCCTTCTTTACCCTGCCAGTTCCAGTGCGGCAAAATATGCACTACCGTTTGTTTCGTCCACCACGACTTTAAATAATAGTAATCATCCTTGGGAAAGCCGCAGGCATCAACCATCCCGAAGTATGATCCGACAGAGGGCCACCCAAACGGTGTAGGTTCCCCTCTGTAGTCAAAGCCTGTCCAGATGAACATGCCGGCCAGGTACGGGCGTGAGGCGTAATGTTTCCATCCTTGTTCCAGGCTATAAAAAAAATCGTTTTGCTTCCGGTCGTATGCTGCAAGCTGGTGCCTGTCCGGATCATTCTCATAAATTCCCCTTGAGGCAACTGTCGACCCCTCTTCGGTACCCCAGCTAAATTGATCAGGGTACTTTTTATGTTGCTCATCAGTGTTTTTAGTAGCTACGTAGTTATAGCCTAACACATCTATCACGGTCGATATACCCCAGCCAATGCCACCGCTGATGGCCGCGGTGATGTAGCGTGTTGAATCAACCGATTTAGCGAAAGCCTGCATAGTTGCAGCTATCCGCGCACCTTTAATATTGCCTTCAATAGCCCACTCTTCGTTCCCTATCGACCAACTGATGATACTGGGATGGTTCCGGTCGCGCGTTATCATCCTTTTCAGGTCGTTCAACTGTGTCGAAGTGGTACCCATCAAACGGTTTTCGTCAATAACCAGCATACCTAACCTGTCGCACGCATCAAGCAATTCTGGCGTCGGGGGATTATGTGAGCAGCGATATGCATTGCAACCCATCCCCTTTAACGTCCTGATCCTGAATTCCTGTAAACCATCCGGCAGCGCAACGCCAACACCAGCATGGTCTTGATGATTGTTGGTGCCCTGTATTTTTACATGCTCACCGTTCAGAAAAAAACCTTCATTAGCATCAAACCTGATGGTACGAATGCCAAACGTTGTTACATAACTATCCAAAACAATCCCATTCTCTTCAACGGTGGTAATTAGCTGATATAGGCAGGGCATATCTAACGACCATAGCTTTGGATTGCTAACATTTAATAAACTTTTAATATCCTTAGCTGCGAACGGCTTTAAAACAACTCCGGTAGTGTTTTTTGCTGCAAGGGCTTTCCCTTTATCATCAATAATTGTTTGGGTTATATCAAAGCTCCTTGGCTTTTCACTATCATTACTTATAGCCGATGTCGCGGTAACCCCGGCCACATTATCTTTTACCGTTGTGGTAACAAAGGTTCCTTCGGGCAAAATATGAAGCTGATCTGTTTTGTTAAGCCATACATGGCGATAAATACCGGCCCCCTCGTAAAACCAGCCTTCTTCCATAGTTACATCTGCACGCACGGCTATAACGTTATTGCCGCCATAGTTTAAATATTCTGAAATATTGTATTCAAAGCCGTGGTAACCGCTGGGCTCGGTACCTAAAAAATGTCCGTTTACCCAAACTATGCTGTTGCGGAAAACGCCATCGAATGCTATGGATATATGTTTACCGAGGTCGGAGGCGGGGATAGCAAAAGTTTTGCGGTACCAGCCTACACTGGCTTCCGGGAAATTACGGCCGATTGCCTTCGATCCATGGCTGAAACTACCCTTAGGGCTAAAGGACTGTTCAACCGCCCAGTCATGCGGCAGGTCGAGTTTTCGCCAACCTCTGTCATCAAATTCTGCCGAGGCGGCACCGTCTCCATAACCTGTTTTTGCCAGGTAAGAGAAACCACCGGTTCCATAATAAAAATCTTTCGAAACATCATAAGCATGTCCCAACGCAAAACGCCAGTCGTTATCTATTGAAATGTGTTCGCGTTTTGAACCTGATACATTTGGTAGCTGGGCTATTGAGTTTGCAGAAATAATTAAAAATAAAATCAAGAAGTAAAAAATTTTGAAGAAGGGAATTTTTGTAAGCATGGTATAGCGATGGTTATTAATATGGGATGCCAAAAGCAGATGTGGATGTGATTAAAGGAGGCATTATTGTCGTGGGAATTTTAATTGCAGCCAGCTGTAAAAGCATGAATAACATTTCGGCAAGGCAAGTTATCGGTTCGCCTGTATGTACAATATCCTACGTCCCCGAAATAGCATATGTATGTATTTTAACATCATAGTAAATTAAGCAGGTTTTAAAATTGGCTAAGCAATACAAAACTCATTGTATTTTGTACTAAAGAGTTGTTGATTGCGCCGCTAAACTAAATTTTAGTACGTAATAGATTGTTTATAAATAGGGATACAAATGTTAAGACAGCATGCCATGTTTGTTCACAGCAGTTTAATATCCCAAAGAGGACTTTTGAACATCCGGCTATACCATTTGATAAGAAGGCCGGAAGCGGAAAGTGCAAATGCTATAAAAGGTTATTTATTTTTTTTTGAGGAATAGGCTGAAGGAAGGCAATTAAACTCAGTTTTAAAACATCGTACAAAATACTTCTGGCTTTTAAAGCCCACCTTGTAGGAGATTTGTGATATGGTTAGCTGCGAATTTTCAAGCAATTGCGCGGCACGTTTGAGGCGGATAGTACGGATCAGGTCCACCGGCGATTTCCCGGTTAAAGCGAGGGTTCTTTTATAGAGGGTTACACGGCTTACACATAGCTCGCTGCTCAGTTCTTCCACCGAAAATTCAGCGTTATCAATGTTCTTTTCAATCAGTTGTACTGTCTTTTTAATAAACGCTTCATCAAACGATTCGGTTTCTATCTCTGTTGGCTTAACATCAAGCTGCTTTTGGTAGGTTTTACGCATATCCTGTTGCATGGCCAGTATGTTTTTAAGCTTCGAGGTAAGGATCTCGAAGTTGAAAGGCTTGGTCAGGTAGTCGTTGGCGCCGGTTTCAAGCCCCTGTAATTGCTGCTCTTCATCAGTTACCGCGGTGAGCAATACTACCGGTATATGGGATGTACGTTTATCGTTGCGTATTTTACGGCACAAATCGACGCCATTCATTTCGGGCATACTGATATCGCTAACTACGAGGTTAGGGTGAAGTGCAAGCGTTTTTTGCCATCCTTCCTTTCCGTTGGCTGCCTCAATGATGTTGAAGGTTTCGCTTAAATTATCTTTCAGATAGAAACGAAAATCCTCATTGTCTTCAACCAGCAATACGGTAAGCTTTCTGTTAATACCACTTCCCGCCTTTGCCAATTCGGTGCTATCTTGTAATTCTGATTTGAGTAAGTTAGTTTCGTAGATGGATAATACAGGCTCCGTTGCCAGGTC
The sequence above is a segment of the Mucilaginibacter celer genome. Coding sequences within it:
- a CDS encoding glycoside hydrolase family 2 TIM barrel-domain containing protein — encoded protein: MKTITIAILFLVYSMLSFAQLPGAIMRKQLFDYDWKFNPGDDSLARLRDFNDKPWRNLDLPHDWSIEGKVSLKNPTGGAGGYFPAGIGWYRKTFRAPPEWKEKEVSVYFEGVYMNAEVFINGKSLGIRPYGYSSFSYDLSPYLDFDKENVIAVRVDDSQQVNCRWYSGSGIYRHVWLNITNPVHIAGWGVAVTTPEVSPKQASVLVKAKVKNQTDILQRITINTGLFYGGAKNVGNSKVSLELPANSEKEVAQIIKVSKPLLWTPETPYLYQARIRISKGNEKIDNTNTTFGIRSIKFTAEDGFQLNGKTVKISGGCVHHDNGCLGAAAFDRAEERKVELMKTSGFNAVRTSHNPPSEAFLDACDRLGLLVIDEAFDGWKVSKNKYDYSAYFDRWSKPDLETMVLRDRNHPSIFMWSIGNEVVERNKPEAVVTAKTLAGIVKNIDSTRPVTSAIVKWGNDWESLDPLMAAHDVCGYNYQLQGAPADHKRVHSRVIFQTESYPRDAFANWKLVQNNNYIIGDFVWTAIDYLGEAGIGRWYYSGEVPGEHWENNLFPWHGAYCGDIDLTGWRKPISHYRSMLYNDKEKLYMAVREPNPEPLEIKETWWSVWPTWENWTWPGFEGKKLDVEVYSRYPKVRLYFNDKLLGEKLTTAQEEFKATFPVPYAAGTLKAVGVENDKVMESTTLQTSGSAAKIRLFADRKQILPNGQDLSYITIKVTDKDGVIQPNASNRLQFKLEGPGVIAGVDNADVKDTDPYVGNSRKAWHGRAMLVIRSTHNAGDIKLTVSSAGLTEATVTVKAHAN
- a CDS encoding glycoside hydrolase family 3 C-terminal domain-containing protein — translated: MKYIITCFIALFLFGGVSAQNKNEAAIKLKINSVIKKMTLEEKIAILHGNALFSSAGVPRLGIPELTCDDGPLGVREEIKRFDWASANWTTDSATFLPNGSAIAATWNPTMANKYGVVIGEEANARKKNVMLAPAFNICRMPLCGRTYEYYSEDPYLNSLLAVQAVKGIQSQHVAACIKHFAANNQELNRDSVNTIVDERALQEIYFPAFKAAVRQGNAYTVMSAYNKLNGYWCSENGYLLNKVLKNDWGFKGVVMSDWAGTHHTVAAANNGLDIEMGSGGPYEQWYMAKPLLAAVKAGSVSQKTINDKVSRILWLMYHTSMSANHPKGSISTPEHGKAAYEIASESIVLLKNDKQLLPLQIGSIKHIAVIGDNAIRTFALGGYGAGVKAKYEVTALQGIKIKFDKIAEVSFAQGYRANYQANKTAVQNGDYNKPDQNLIDEAVALAKKSDVAILCIGSNREYESEAHDRKSLELPFGEQALVNAVSAVNPNTVIVVMAGAPYDLNEISKSNHTIVWSWFNGSEAGNALADVLKGTVNPSGKLPFTFPVSLNDSPAFYMDTYPGNKLTAEYKEGILVGYRWYDTKNITPLFPFGYGLSYTGFSLSHLATDKPVYRKNEIIHVRFTIKNTGDRYGAEVVQLYVSEPVSTVQRPQKELKAFKKIFLKAGESKTIDMQVKVTDLAFYDEAKKGWNTEAGEYVIELGNSSRNIILKTKITVK